The following proteins are co-located in the Nonlabens ponticola genome:
- a CDS encoding DegT/DnrJ/EryC1/StrS family aminotransferase, with amino-acid sequence MRKIQMVDLKGQYEKIKDEVDKNVLDVIESTAFINGPEVHAFQKELEDYLNVKHVIPCANGTDALQIAMMGLGLKSGDEVITADFTFAATVEVIALLGLTPVLVDVNPFDFNIDVEAVKNAITPKTKAIVPVHLFGLAANMDAIMELAREHDLFVIEDNAQGIGSNYMHSNGTKSKTGTIGHVGTTSFFPSKNLGCYGDGGAIFTNDDDLAHTIRGVVNHGMYERYHHDVVGVNSRLDSMQATILRTKLRHLNEYNDARRDAARKYTAAFAMDQKIITPLICDRCDCHVFHQYTLTVKDTDRDALVKHLNEKGIPCGVYYPIPLHRQKAYQDDRYNEDDFKVTNKLVQECISLPMHTELDDEQIKFIIDAVIEFVNR; translated from the coding sequence ATGCGCAAAATACAGATGGTTGACCTTAAGGGTCAGTATGAAAAAATAAAAGATGAAGTTGACAAGAATGTTCTTGATGTCATCGAGTCCACGGCTTTTATCAACGGTCCAGAAGTTCATGCTTTTCAGAAGGAATTGGAAGATTATCTGAATGTCAAACACGTGATTCCATGCGCAAACGGTACTGATGCGCTACAAATCGCGATGATGGGTCTAGGTCTTAAATCAGGTGATGAGGTCATCACGGCAGATTTCACTTTTGCAGCGACTGTTGAGGTCATCGCATTGCTAGGATTGACGCCTGTGCTGGTAGATGTGAATCCGTTTGACTTTAATATTGATGTTGAGGCTGTGAAGAATGCCATCACGCCAAAAACGAAAGCCATCGTTCCAGTACACCTTTTTGGTCTTGCAGCAAACATGGATGCGATCATGGAACTTGCTCGCGAGCATGATCTATTTGTCATTGAGGACAATGCTCAAGGAATAGGCTCTAATTACATGCATAGCAACGGCACCAAGTCCAAAACAGGCACCATAGGTCACGTGGGAACGACCTCGTTTTTTCCATCAAAGAATTTAGGATGTTACGGCGATGGTGGTGCCATTTTTACCAACGATGATGATCTAGCGCACACCATAAGAGGTGTCGTGAATCATGGTATGTATGAACGATATCATCATGATGTGGTAGGCGTAAATTCCAGATTGGACAGCATGCAAGCGACCATATTGAGAACTAAACTGCGCCACTTGAACGAGTATAACGACGCACGTCGTGACGCTGCCCGCAAATACACCGCAGCTTTTGCGATGGATCAAAAGATCATCACACCGCTTATTTGTGATCGATGCGATTGTCACGTTTTCCATCAATATACGCTTACGGTAAAAGACACTGATCGCGATGCGCTGGTGAAACACTTAAACGAAAAGGGTATTCCATGTGGTGTCTATTATCCAATACCACTACATAGACAAAAGGCTTATCAGGATGATCGCTATAACGAAGATGACTTCAAGGTCACCAACAAACTGGTGCAAGAATGCATTTCATTACCTATGCATACAGAGCTTGATGATGAGCAAATCAAATTCATTATTGACGCGGTAATTGAGTTTGTGAACAGATAG
- a CDS encoding M1 family aminopeptidase: MKIDWCLWVFMVLAFAKADSLIAQQHTTVIDVSNDAVQACIAKSRLISSIPQKNAFVSQDNYDVLAVELELDIDPDMDAMSGEMTMDFKATENLNRIYLDFADGMTAETVTSDAGLTTITAIGNDLLQIDFENAIAADNQVTISIAYSGNPEGTGFGSYARRQHDGQGIIWTLSEPYGAKSWWPCKQDLNDKIDATTVTLNVPYGNTGVSNGLLIEELDNGAGKTYTWQHNYPIPAYLIAFAVTNYEKFTQEYESDLSAFNINNYVYPEDLERARSDLAVTPPMMSFFEESYGVYPFKDEKYGHAQFGWNGGMEHTTISFMGTFSFNLTAHELAHQWFGNKVTCGSWQDIWINESFATYANGKAIQKLKGEDSFKSWRESRLRSITSAPDGSVYVPAADTLSVSRVFNGRLSYNKGAMVLNMLEDRLGADVFNSVLKNFLNNNALAFDYAKTEDFLRVAEVTSGQDLREFFDDWIYDEGHPSYQVTYSQDQNLEVSLDIEQTTSHESVDLFEGQLPLRLVGENQTRDILVDINANQIQIVLDDIDFAVTDVMIDPETKIISSQNTATLSMDDFDTAQLRLYPNPARDYFIVDGMEGRMEQLIIYDLQGRIVDQYQDANASRFEVPATPGMYLVKIMLDDTTLLTRSLLVQ, translated from the coding sequence ATGAAGATCGACTGGTGTTTATGGGTTTTTATGGTGTTAGCTTTCGCGAAAGCTGACTCTTTAATAGCGCAACAACATACCACAGTAATCGACGTATCAAACGACGCCGTGCAAGCATGCATTGCCAAATCCAGATTGATATCATCAATTCCACAGAAAAATGCCTTTGTATCTCAAGACAACTATGACGTACTTGCGGTAGAATTAGAGCTAGACATCGATCCGGATATGGATGCCATGAGTGGAGAGATGACCATGGATTTTAAGGCAACTGAAAACCTAAATCGCATATATCTAGATTTTGCCGACGGCATGACTGCAGAAACTGTTACTAGTGATGCAGGTTTGACAACTATTACTGCAATAGGCAATGATTTACTACAAATTGATTTTGAAAACGCCATTGCTGCTGACAATCAGGTTACTATTTCAATAGCGTACTCTGGTAATCCTGAGGGAACAGGTTTTGGCAGCTATGCGAGACGACAGCACGATGGTCAAGGCATCATCTGGACGCTATCAGAACCTTATGGAGCCAAATCATGGTGGCCTTGTAAACAGGATCTTAATGATAAAATTGATGCAACGACGGTTACACTTAACGTTCCCTATGGCAATACAGGTGTCTCCAATGGCTTGTTGATTGAAGAGCTTGATAATGGCGCGGGCAAGACATATACCTGGCAACATAATTACCCAATTCCTGCTTACTTGATTGCTTTTGCGGTGACTAATTATGAAAAGTTCACACAGGAATATGAGAGCGATTTAAGCGCATTTAATATCAATAATTATGTGTATCCAGAGGATCTAGAGCGCGCGAGAAGCGATCTAGCGGTGACACCACCGATGATGTCATTTTTTGAAGAATCTTATGGTGTTTATCCTTTTAAGGATGAGAAATATGGACATGCGCAATTTGGTTGGAATGGTGGCATGGAACATACTACCATATCATTCATGGGTACATTTAGTTTTAATTTGACCGCTCACGAGCTAGCGCATCAATGGTTTGGTAATAAGGTGACCTGCGGCAGTTGGCAAGATATATGGATTAATGAGAGCTTTGCTACCTATGCAAATGGAAAAGCGATACAAAAATTAAAGGGAGAAGATTCATTTAAAAGCTGGCGAGAAAGCAGACTTAGATCCATCACCAGCGCGCCAGACGGTAGCGTTTATGTTCCCGCGGCCGATACCTTAAGCGTTTCAAGAGTTTTTAATGGCAGACTGAGTTATAATAAAGGAGCCATGGTACTCAATATGCTTGAAGATCGATTGGGTGCCGATGTATTTAATAGCGTGCTTAAAAATTTCCTGAATAATAACGCATTGGCTTTTGACTATGCCAAAACAGAGGATTTCCTAAGAGTTGCAGAAGTTACAAGCGGTCAAGATCTTCGAGAGTTTTTTGACGATTGGATTTATGATGAAGGTCACCCATCTTATCAGGTCACCTATTCACAGGATCAAAATCTAGAAGTGAGCCTAGATATCGAACAGACCACGAGTCACGAGAGTGTAGATTTATTTGAGGGTCAATTGCCACTGCGACTTGTAGGTGAGAACCAGACAAGAGATATTCTGGTAGATATAAATGCAAATCAAATACAAATCGTGCTTGACGATATTGACTTTGCAGTCACTGATGTAATGATTGATCCAGAAACTAAAATCATTTCAAGTCAGAATACGGCGACTTTGAGTATGGATGATTTTGATACGGCACAACTCAGGTTATACCCCAATCCAGCGCGTGATTATTTTATTGTGGATGGAATGGAAGGTAGGATGGAGCAGCTCATCATATATGATTTGCAAGGTAGAATAGTGGATCAATATCAAGATGCCAATGCCAGCCGATTTGAAGTTCCTGCGACACCTGGAATGTATCTGGTGAAAATCATGCTGGACGATACCACTCTATTAACTAGGTCTCTACTTGTGCAGTAA
- a CDS encoding LexA family transcriptional regulator, producing the protein MAQDISIEARRFKQVREDQGKTQSEFASMLDAGSTTADIERGKKKITGKIVSELLRQFNINPLWLYGNSYNKELETSPNTAPKIITMDSTDRENMIMVPIKASAGYASNVQDTDWYQELPAFNIPLPQYKEGSYRAFQVKGDSMLPVLQPEEWVMAKAVESIRQANQSRIHVVVTDDTVVVKKLVKQDGSDQVSLISLNKDYPVIEQPIVDIKELWEVNSKLSFDLDVHEGQEAMLSLKKGLDSLRDEIAGIKKGT; encoded by the coding sequence ATGGCACAAGACATTTCTATAGAGGCGCGACGCTTTAAACAAGTAAGAGAAGATCAAGGTAAAACACAAAGTGAGTTTGCATCAATGCTTGACGCAGGTAGCACAACTGCAGATATTGAACGTGGTAAAAAGAAGATTACCGGCAAAATTGTGTCAGAATTGCTACGTCAATTCAATATAAATCCGCTATGGCTATACGGTAACAGCTATAATAAAGAGCTTGAGACAAGTCCTAATACAGCGCCAAAAATCATTACGATGGACAGCACAGACCGTGAGAACATGATCATGGTACCCATCAAGGCAAGTGCTGGATATGCGAGCAACGTACAGGATACAGACTGGTATCAGGAACTGCCAGCTTTTAATATACCGCTACCTCAATACAAGGAAGGTAGTTACAGGGCTTTTCAGGTCAAAGGTGATAGTATGTTGCCCGTGCTACAACCAGAAGAATGGGTTATGGCAAAAGCTGTTGAGAGTATAAGACAAGCCAATCAATCGCGTATTCATGTTGTAGTGACAGACGATACGGTAGTGGTGAAAAAGCTGGTCAAGCAAGACGGCTCAGATCAGGTTAGTCTTATCTCGCTCAATAAAGATTATCCGGTCATCGAGCAGCCTATCGTTGACATTAAGGAATTATGGGAAGTAAATTCAAAACTAAGTTTTGATCTTGATGTTCATGAAGGTCAAGAAGCGATGCTCTCGCTCAAGAAAGGGCTTGATAGCCTGCGTGATGAGATAGCAGGAATAAAAAAAGGAACCTGA
- a CDS encoding 3-deoxy-D-manno-octulosonic acid transferase yields MPILKSLYDTGSAFAKACLPLAGFFNKKLQLGAKGREQSWHLLDTKVKSTLPKIWVHVASLGEYEQVVPVLEKLNRKEYQVILTFFSPSGYENKKDTALADVVTYLPIDAVSNVSKFMDLVEPSLAIMVKYEFWPNYLNALKRREVKTILVSGIFREKMSFHCWYGSWMTSSLEAFDHFFLQNESSLRELKKLGFENASVSGDTRFDRASQLIERDNRIELIDQFVGTEKCLVIGSSWPADMQVLKDFIKKNKHDQACKIIIAPHEIHADSLKNIENNIGFKPVYWSDIKEGAAQDLEKDTVLVVDTIGLLTKIYSYADVAYVGGAMGNTGLHNILEAATYGVPVIIGKNYEKYPEAGKLEDLGGLFSISTADEFSHQIHRLLTDDYLREKTGMICGHWINSNTGATREIVTHLKSIDEKLVIN; encoded by the coding sequence ATGCCTATATTAAAAAGTCTATATGATACGGGTTCCGCTTTCGCGAAAGCGTGCTTACCACTAGCTGGATTCTTCAACAAAAAGTTGCAGTTAGGAGCCAAAGGTCGGGAACAATCCTGGCACCTTCTTGACACCAAAGTCAAGAGCACCTTACCGAAAATCTGGGTGCACGTAGCGTCTTTAGGCGAGTATGAGCAAGTCGTTCCCGTGCTGGAAAAATTGAATCGCAAAGAATACCAAGTGATCCTGACATTTTTCTCGCCATCAGGCTATGAAAATAAAAAGGACACCGCACTGGCAGATGTAGTCACCTACTTGCCCATCGATGCTGTCTCAAATGTTTCTAAATTCATGGACCTGGTTGAGCCGTCGCTGGCGATCATGGTCAAGTATGAATTCTGGCCCAACTATTTGAACGCACTCAAGCGTCGTGAGGTCAAAACCATATTGGTGAGCGGTATTTTCAGAGAAAAAATGAGCTTTCACTGCTGGTACGGCAGCTGGATGACTAGCTCGCTAGAAGCTTTTGACCATTTTTTCCTGCAGAATGAATCTTCGTTGCGCGAACTCAAAAAGCTAGGATTTGAAAATGCGAGCGTTTCTGGCGACACCAGATTTGACAGGGCTAGCCAATTGATCGAGAGAGATAATCGAATTGAGCTTATCGACCAGTTTGTAGGCACAGAAAAGTGTCTGGTCATAGGCAGCAGCTGGCCGGCAGACATGCAGGTTCTCAAAGATTTCATCAAGAAAAACAAGCACGATCAAGCCTGCAAAATCATCATTGCGCCGCACGAGATCCATGCCGACTCGCTTAAAAATATCGAGAATAATATAGGTTTTAAACCAGTTTACTGGAGTGATATTAAAGAGGGCGCTGCGCAAGATCTAGAAAAAGATACTGTTCTTGTGGTCGATACCATTGGCTTACTTACTAAGATATACAGCTATGCAGACGTCGCCTATGTAGGCGGCGCCATGGGTAATACGGGTTTACATAATATCCTAGAAGCAGCAACCTATGGTGTACCTGTGATTATAGGTAAGAATTATGAAAAATATCCTGAAGCTGGAAAATTAGAAGATCTAGGAGGTTTGTTTTCAATCTCAACCGCAGACGAGTTCTCACATCAAATACATCGTTTACTGACTGATGATTATTTGCGTGAAAAGACTGGAATGATTTGTGGACACTGGATCAATAGTAATACAGGCGCGACGCGAGAGATTGTTACCCATTTAAAATCTATAGATGAAAAGCTGGTTATTAATTAG
- the rseP gene encoding RIP metalloprotease RseP — protein sequence MSLSLLIVLHELGHFIPARLFKIKVEKFYLFFDIKFSLFKKKIGDTVYGIGWLPLGGYVKIAGMIDESMDKEQMAQPAQPWEFRSKPAWQRLIVMLGGVIVNVLVGFIIYAGIIYSQGTLEATGDDFKYGFGFPTTLEKIGFEQGDQPYLVNGDTLPYARDLSKYLVFRDVETVTVLREGQPVEISIPDDIGDRMFNDGVNGAFAYRRPMALDSIVKGSIADSINLKLGDKIESVAGYPVEYQTDVAYAMNNFVTPDSTFTMVAVSDGQRREINVNLSSSRIANGFGIYSFMDMREIVDLKTREYSLGESLVAGVSRGYWTMHDYVVQFKYVFTKKGAGQLGGFGTIAKLYPDTFNWLEFWSTTALISFILAVMNILPIPALDGGHVMFLLYEIITGRKPGDKFLERAQIIGILLLLVLMLYANGNDVYKWLFGS from the coding sequence ATGAGTCTTTCCTTACTAATCGTGCTGCATGAGTTAGGTCACTTTATTCCTGCCAGATTATTTAAGATCAAGGTGGAGAAATTCTACCTATTTTTTGACATTAAATTCTCTCTATTCAAGAAAAAGATAGGCGATACCGTTTATGGAATTGGGTGGTTGCCTCTAGGCGGTTATGTAAAGATCGCTGGTATGATCGATGAGAGCATGGATAAGGAGCAGATGGCACAACCGGCACAACCATGGGAATTTAGATCAAAACCAGCATGGCAACGATTGATTGTAATGTTAGGTGGTGTTATTGTCAATGTATTAGTAGGTTTTATTATTTATGCTGGAATCATTTACTCGCAGGGAACACTTGAAGCGACAGGTGATGATTTTAAATATGGTTTTGGTTTTCCAACGACGCTAGAGAAGATTGGCTTTGAGCAAGGTGATCAACCTTATCTTGTGAATGGCGATACATTACCTTATGCACGCGACCTGAGTAAATATTTAGTTTTCAGAGATGTTGAGACAGTTACTGTATTACGTGAAGGTCAACCAGTAGAGATTTCAATTCCAGACGACATAGGTGATCGCATGTTTAATGACGGGGTCAATGGAGCTTTTGCGTATAGAAGGCCTATGGCACTTGACTCTATCGTTAAGGGATCAATTGCTGATTCTATTAATTTGAAGCTAGGAGATAAAATTGAATCCGTCGCTGGGTATCCTGTAGAATATCAGACGGATGTTGCTTATGCCATGAATAACTTTGTCACTCCTGACTCTACCTTCACAATGGTTGCAGTAAGTGATGGTCAACGAAGAGAAATCAATGTCAATTTAAGTTCGTCACGAATTGCCAACGGTTTTGGTATCTATTCTTTCATGGATATGAGAGAAATAGTTGATCTGAAAACAAGGGAATATTCTTTAGGGGAAAGTCTCGTGGCCGGAGTCTCTCGTGGATACTGGACGATGCATGATTATGTGGTGCAGTTCAAATATGTATTTACTAAGAAAGGCGCAGGGCAGCTAGGCGGTTTTGGGACCATTGCGAAATTGTATCCTGATACATTTAATTGGTTAGAATTTTGGAGCACGACAGCTCTTATATCTTTTATACTCGCCGTGATGAATATTTTGCCTATCCCAGCACTTGATGGTGGTCATGTGATGTTTTTACTTTATGAGATCATTACTGGTCGCAAACCAGGCGATAAGTTCCTTGAGCGTGCACAAATCATAGGAATATTGCTACTGCTGGTACTTATGTTGTACGCCAACGGTAACGATGTGTATAAATGGTTGTTTGGTTCCTAG
- a CDS encoding SCO family protein, giving the protein MKDFLKKNKYRILFMVLLCAAIMASFQYALTPEKQLAVLQPDQFDPTLVDDSKVFVKKYHEIAPFKLVNQNGDTITDEFYDDKIYVADFFFTVCPGICPIMTENMTLLQEEFKNDPEVLLLSHSVTPEQDSVSVLRAYADKKGVIDDKWNLVTGDRKEIYDLARKSYLAAKKNKFGGEYAMIHTENFMLVDKEGRLRGRSYDGTKKEEIDALIEDIYILKESYRKED; this is encoded by the coding sequence GTGAAGGATTTTCTCAAGAAAAACAAGTATCGCATTCTCTTTATGGTGCTATTATGTGCGGCTATCATGGCTTCTTTCCAGTATGCGCTCACTCCTGAAAAACAGTTGGCCGTTCTGCAACCAGACCAGTTTGACCCAACGCTGGTAGATGACAGCAAGGTTTTTGTAAAAAAGTATCATGAGATCGCACCTTTTAAACTTGTCAATCAAAACGGCGACACGATTACAGATGAGTTCTATGACGATAAAATTTATGTAGCCGATTTTTTCTTCACAGTATGTCCTGGAATTTGCCCAATCATGACCGAGAACATGACACTGCTACAAGAGGAATTTAAAAATGATCCAGAGGTGTTGCTACTGTCTCACAGCGTCACACCGGAGCAAGACAGTGTGAGTGTCCTGCGTGCTTATGCTGATAAAAAAGGCGTTATTGATGATAAATGGAATCTAGTCACTGGTGATAGAAAGGAGATTTATGACCTTGCTAGAAAGTCGTACCTAGCTGCCAAGAAGAATAAATTTGGCGGTGAATACGCCATGATTCATACAGAGAATTTCATGCTTGTCGATAAGGAAGGTCGCCTGCGTGGTAGGTCCTATGACGGTACTAAAAAGGAGGAAATCGACGCACTCATAGAAGACATTTATATTCTCAAGGAAAGCTACCGTAAAGAGGATTGA
- a CDS encoding tellurite resistance TerB family protein, producing MSIFGYIFLFLVIRWLYTLFTNAQVNTGNPTRQRTQSTRVSPQDFELHLLSLTSIVIKADGKVTQNELDYVRQYFVSNYGKDRANAIFKVFNEVVKKREVNPARICQYLNARTRYESRLQILHFLFGIAQADGHVSSPEVSVLSQIAGYLRLSQRDFISIKAMFVKDQDNAYKILEIDKSVPDHEVKKAYRTMAKKYHPDKLIDMDDAYRKGAEEKFRKVQEAYETIQKERGMV from the coding sequence ATGTCGATTTTTGGTTACATATTTTTATTCTTGGTCATACGCTGGCTGTACACCTTGTTTACTAATGCACAGGTCAACACAGGAAACCCAACAAGACAGCGTACTCAAAGCACAAGAGTAAGTCCACAAGATTTTGAACTTCATTTGTTATCACTCACATCCATCGTCATCAAAGCAGATGGAAAGGTCACGCAAAACGAGCTGGACTATGTGCGTCAGTATTTTGTAAGCAATTACGGCAAGGATCGAGCAAATGCGATCTTTAAGGTTTTTAATGAAGTCGTCAAAAAGCGTGAAGTAAATCCTGCACGTATTTGTCAATATTTGAATGCACGCACTAGGTATGAAAGTCGCTTGCAAATCCTACACTTCTTGTTTGGCATTGCACAGGCAGATGGTCACGTGAGCAGCCCAGAAGTAAGCGTACTATCTCAGATTGCTGGCTATTTAAGGTTATCACAGCGAGATTTTATTTCTATCAAGGCAATGTTTGTAAAGGATCAAGACAACGCCTATAAGATTCTTGAAATTGACAAGTCCGTTCCAGATCATGAGGTAAAAAAGGCCTACCGCACCATGGCCAAAAAATACCATCCCGACAAACTCATCGATATGGACGATGCCTACCGCAAGGGCGCCGAGGAGAAATTCCGCAAGGTGCAGGAAGCCTATGAAACGATCCAGAAAGAGCGCGGCATGGTCTAG
- a CDS encoding SOS response-associated peptidase, with protein sequence MCGRASVITPQALLERRFDSAFAKAGLLKENINTSVGEEIPVITMQDPKQIQLFTWGFTPHWAHKQTYLINARAEGGRNEENDRNYKGTMGIFNKPMFRHAIRSQRCIILVDAIIEGPKQQKLNKPYVIYPNRDRGPFAIAGIYDTWRHPLSGELHHTVAMITTAGNRITSAIGHHRAPLILKKSDEKKWLDPSLDVKEISSMMKPFNDNGFNAYPISSSIKQPSANGLELLKPIGDKLVKDYDRGFYDRYKYMSDLPSTIKEERLVEGDQFVLF encoded by the coding sequence ATGTGTGGTAGAGCTTCAGTAATTACGCCTCAAGCATTGTTAGAGAGACGTTTTGATTCCGCTTTCGCGAAAGCGGGATTATTAAAAGAAAACATTAACACAAGTGTAGGTGAAGAAATTCCTGTTATAACTATGCAGGATCCTAAGCAGATTCAATTGTTCACTTGGGGTTTCACACCGCACTGGGCACATAAACAGACTTATCTCATAAACGCCCGTGCAGAAGGTGGGCGCAACGAAGAAAATGATCGTAATTATAAAGGCACAATGGGCATATTTAACAAGCCTATGTTTAGACATGCAATAAGATCGCAACGTTGTATCATATTAGTAGATGCGATTATTGAAGGGCCTAAACAGCAAAAGCTTAACAAGCCGTATGTTATTTATCCTAATCGTGATCGTGGACCATTTGCCATTGCTGGAATTTATGACACATGGCGACACCCATTGTCTGGTGAATTGCATCACACAGTAGCGATGATAACTACAGCTGGCAATCGCATTACCAGCGCGATAGGACATCATAGGGCACCGCTTATTCTTAAAAAAAGCGATGAGAAAAAATGGTTAGACCCATCACTTGATGTAAAGGAAATTAGCTCCATGATGAAGCCATTTAATGACAACGGTTTTAATGCTTACCCTATATCATCTAGTATAAAGCAACCCAGTGCAAATGGACTGGAGTTACTCAAGCCTATAGGTGATAAATTGGTAAAAGATTATGACCGTGGCTTCTATGACAGGTATAAATACATGAGCGATCTACCTAGTACTATAAAAGAAGAGCGATTAGTAGAAGGTGATCAATTTGTTTTATTCTAA
- a CDS encoding DUF2461 domain-containing protein: MSFNKMFTFLRELQNNNSKDWMDEHRDEYHDVKDWFVSWLNELDEKLAKVHDTYHKTEGKKAVNRINNNLLYHPNKPVYKDHFGAGLDIDKSSNYGDFYIQIGTNGSFIAGGFYKPKKEVLDSIRDAIDYNGEELKKIISKKSFKETFGGLMTDDDKLKTSPKGYSQDHKHIELLRRKSFAVKHDVTQKEIMQSNFQDKCVEIYKEMLPFREYLNKAVTV; the protein is encoded by the coding sequence ATGAGTTTCAATAAGATGTTCACGTTCCTTAGAGAGTTACAAAATAATAATAGTAAGGACTGGATGGACGAGCATCGGGATGAATATCATGATGTAAAAGACTGGTTTGTGAGCTGGCTTAATGAGTTGGATGAGAAGCTGGCTAAAGTGCACGATACCTATCATAAAACCGAGGGAAAAAAAGCCGTCAATCGAATCAATAACAACCTATTATACCATCCTAACAAGCCCGTTTATAAAGACCACTTTGGTGCTGGACTGGACATTGACAAGAGTAGCAATTATGGTGATTTTTATATTCAAATCGGGACTAATGGTAGTTTTATTGCTGGTGGATTCTATAAGCCTAAAAAGGAAGTTCTTGATTCTATAAGGGACGCCATCGATTATAACGGCGAGGAACTCAAGAAAATAATCAGTAAAAAGTCGTTTAAAGAAACCTTTGGAGGTCTCATGACTGATGATGACAAGCTTAAAACATCACCTAAAGGTTATTCCCAGGATCATAAACACATCGAGCTGCTGCGTCGCAAGAGTTTTGCCGTGAAACATGATGTAACTCAGAAAGAAATCATGCAATCAAACTTTCAAGATAAATGTGTTGAGATCTATAAAGAGATGCTGCCCTTTAGAGAATACCTGAATAAAGCTGTAACCGTTTAG
- a CDS encoding carboxypeptidase-like regulatory domain-containing protein, with protein MKSWLLISFLLSLFTMQAQVYQLVDGDSNEPLAFATISFNDGRGTFADDDGKFQFSRKRYPGIDSLTISSLGYKTISIATADLVPVLKLYPDTDELDAVVVRAKLDGKFKEKEIDAIEHDDYFNSWLPTVESEIAVKFERSASQPTQIKSILLPVIVEEQSGRRKGKVRKFSTLFRLQFYAVNVDGSPTDKSNYPDHTFIINQETEDVYNVDVEEYGIQIPKNGLFASIQVLGYTYPDGKLIDAKKYREIKTRTGFEKVSTTYRPLLPFTDEVDAPLTWVRRIFFNNKTWQKFDLSYNPNSKLVRSGHDSYGMGAVLKVYKQD; from the coding sequence ATGAAAAGCTGGTTATTAATTAGTTTCCTATTAAGCTTATTTACCATGCAGGCACAGGTCTATCAACTTGTAGATGGTGATAGCAATGAGCCACTCGCATTTGCTACCATAAGTTTTAATGATGGTCGAGGCACTTTTGCAGATGATGACGGAAAGTTTCAGTTTTCGCGAAAGCGGTATCCAGGAATTGATTCTCTTACTATAAGTTCTCTAGGATATAAAACTATATCAATTGCGACTGCAGATTTAGTACCTGTGTTAAAACTGTATCCGGATACTGATGAACTTGACGCCGTAGTGGTAAGAGCTAAACTAGACGGTAAATTCAAAGAAAAAGAAATTGATGCTATTGAGCATGATGATTACTTCAATAGCTGGTTGCCAACAGTAGAATCTGAGATTGCGGTCAAGTTTGAGCGATCAGCTAGTCAACCTACCCAGATCAAAAGTATTTTACTACCCGTAATTGTTGAAGAACAATCTGGTCGTAGAAAGGGAAAGGTGCGCAAATTCAGTACATTGTTTAGATTACAATTTTATGCCGTAAATGTTGACGGATCACCAACTGACAAAAGCAATTATCCAGATCATACCTTCATCATCAATCAGGAAACTGAAGATGTTTACAACGTTGATGTAGAAGAGTACGGCATCCAGATACCTAAAAACGGACTTTTTGCCTCCATTCAGGTTTTAGGCTACACTTATCCAGATGGAAAACTCATTGATGCTAAAAAATATCGCGAGATAAAGACAAGAACAGGATTTGAAAAAGTTTCCACTACCTATAGACCGCTGTTACCGTTTACTGATGAAGTGGATGCACCATTAACATGGGTTAGACGTATTTTCTTCAATAATAAAACCTGGCAAAAATTTGATCTATCCTACAATCCTAATAGCAAATTAGTGAGATCTGGTCATGATAGTTACGGTATGGGCGCTGTTTTAAAAGTCTATAAACAAGACTAA